In Limnochordia bacterium, a single window of DNA contains:
- the fapR gene encoding transcription factor FapR, which translates to MKKAERQRCLQQVFAEEVFVTDEELAKRFGVSVQTIRLDRLQLGVPELRVRIKELAEGAFRNLKALTTSEFIGQPVEIELGKRGKSILETTWEMGLERTGIVRGHHIFAQANSLAVALIDAPVALTGSAVVRFCLPVNVGDKIMANAHVKSSDGRRALVGVESFVREKKVFEGDFVMFARTLS; encoded by the coding sequence ATGAAAAAAGCGGAAAGACAGCGTTGCTTGCAGCAGGTGTTCGCAGAGGAAGTCTTTGTAACCGATGAAGAGCTAGCCAAACGTTTTGGTGTTAGTGTGCAGACAATTCGCCTAGACCGACTTCAATTAGGTGTGCCCGAACTGCGGGTGCGCATCAAGGAACTGGCCGAAGGGGCTTTTCGGAACCTAAAGGCCCTCACCACCAGTGAATTTATTGGCCAGCCCGTTGAGATTGAACTTGGAAAACGGGGAAAATCCATTTTGGAAACAACATGGGAGATGGGGCTAGAGCGCACTGGGATCGTGCGGGGGCACCATATTTTTGCCCAGGCTAACTCGTTGGCAGTGGCCTTAATTGATGCACCAGTTGCTTTGACCGGTAGTGCGGTGGTACGATTTTGTCTTCCTGTTAATGTGGGGGATAAGATTATGGCCAATGCCCATGTTAAGAGTAGTGATGGTAGAAGGGCATTGGTAGGAGTTGAAAGCTTTGTCCGGGAAAAGAAAGTCTTTGAAGGAGACTTTGTCATGTTTGCCAGGACATTATCCTAG